The following are from one region of the Chitinophagales bacterium genome:
- the pyrC1 gene encoding dihydroorotase, whose translation MPRYLIKDALIVNEGKTFRGDVLIKEDTIEKIGEGINPVGAFQEVRAAGLLLFPGVIDDQVHFREPGLTHKGEIYTEARAAVAGGITSYMEMPNTVPPAVTQQLLEEKYQRAAGVSLANYSFYMGTSNDNYDEVMKTDLKKVCGLKIFMGSSTGNMLVDDEAVLEKIFANFPGLIATHCEDEPTIKKNAEAFRLKYGEDMPMQYHPALRSAEACYLSSAKAIALAKQHATRLHVLHISTAREVELFDNGIHLAKKRITAEACIHHLWFNESDYARKGKFIKWNPAIKSAADQEAVFQGVINGRIDVVATDHAPHTIEEKQRPYFQAPSGGPLVQHSLVAMLEFYHQKKITLEQIAEKMCHNPAILFRIHRRGFIREGYYADLVLVDPHDPWEVNRENILYKCRWSPFEGQIFRSRVTHTFVNGHLAYTRGRLDETRKGMRLAFMPE comes from the coding sequence ATGCCGCGTTACCTAATTAAAGATGCACTGATTGTCAATGAAGGGAAAACCTTCCGGGGCGATGTGCTCATAAAAGAAGATACCATAGAGAAAATCGGAGAAGGCATCAACCCTGTCGGGGCATTTCAGGAGGTGCGTGCTGCAGGCTTATTGCTTTTTCCCGGTGTCATTGATGATCAGGTGCATTTCCGTGAACCCGGGCTTACCCATAAAGGCGAGATATACACGGAAGCGCGGGCTGCTGTTGCCGGAGGTATCACCTCTTACATGGAGATGCCCAATACCGTTCCCCCGGCTGTTACGCAGCAGCTGCTGGAAGAAAAATATCAGCGTGCCGCAGGCGTATCACTTGCGAATTACTCTTTTTATATGGGCACATCCAATGACAACTATGATGAAGTCATGAAAACAGATCTAAAAAAGGTGTGCGGCCTGAAAATATTCATGGGTTCTTCTACCGGCAACATGCTTGTGGATGATGAAGCTGTTTTGGAAAAAATTTTTGCAAACTTTCCGGGGTTGATTGCCACCCACTGCGAAGATGAGCCGACCATTAAAAAAAATGCAGAAGCCTTTCGCCTTAAATACGGGGAAGATATGCCCATGCAATATCATCCTGCCCTTCGCAGTGCTGAGGCCTGCTATCTGTCCTCTGCAAAAGCCATCGCCCTTGCAAAACAACACGCTACCCGTCTGCATGTTCTCCATATCTCTACTGCCCGCGAGGTGGAATTATTTGACAACGGCATTCACTTGGCTAAAAAAAGGATTACCGCAGAGGCATGTATTCATCATCTCTGGTTCAATGAAAGCGACTACGCACGAAAAGGCAAGTTTATCAAATGGAACCCGGCCATTAAATCTGCTGCTGATCAGGAAGCTGTTTTTCAGGGCGTCATAAACGGCCGCATTGATGTGGTAGCCACCGATCATGCCCCCCACACCATTGAAGAAAAACAACGTCCATACTTTCAGGCTCCCTCCGGAGGTCCGCTGGTGCAACACAGCCTGGTGGCCATGCTGGAATTTTATCACCAGAAAAAAATAACTCTGGAGCAGATAGCCGAGAAGATGTGTCATAACCCGGCCATTCTATTTCGTATACACAGGCGGGGATTCATTCGCGAGGGGTACTATGCAGATCTGGTGCTGGTGGACCCTCATGACCCCTGGGAAGTAAACAGGGAAAATATCCTGTATAAATGCCGATGGTCTCCTTTTGAAGGGCAAATTTTTCGCTCCCGCGTTACGCACACCTTTGTGAATGGCCATCTGGCGTATACACGGGGCCGCCTGGATGAAACCCGTAAGGGTATGAGACTGGCATTTATGCCTGAATGA
- the rpsP gene encoding 30S ribosomal protein S16, whose translation MAVRIRLQRHGKKKAPWFTIVVADSRSPRDGRFIERLGTYDPTTIPASITLNSERALEWLNKGAQPTHTARAILSYKGVLYRKHLLRGVAKGVLTQEQADAKYQEFLERHNEQVRRKREEQLNKEKRTRAVLIEAETKKKEAMLAARKPVSEPEAPQAAETTEAPAAQESSVQQTSPESTPQEEKPAADNTQSEAPRSSGEAQSPGA comes from the coding sequence ATGGCAGTTAGAATCAGACTACAACGCCACGGCAAAAAGAAGGCCCCGTGGTTTACCATTGTGGTAGCCGACTCCCGCTCGCCCCGTGATGGCCGCTTCATTGAACGACTGGGTACTTACGACCCCACCACTATTCCGGCCAGCATTACCCTGAATAGTGAACGGGCACTGGAGTGGCTCAACAAAGGTGCTCAGCCCACGCATACGGCCCGCGCTATTCTTTCCTATAAAGGTGTTCTCTACAGAAAACATCTTCTACGCGGGGTAGCCAAGGGAGTGCTTACACAGGAACAGGCCGATGCGAAGTATCAGGAGTTCCTTGAGCGCCACAATGAGCAGGTCAGGCGCAAGCGTGAAGAACAACTGAATAAAGAAAAGCGCACACGGGCAGTGCTCATAGAAGCAGAAACAAAGAAAAAAGAAGCGATGCTGGCTGCCCGCAAGCCGGTCTCCGAACCGGAAGCACCGCAGGCTGCGGAAACAACTGAGGCTCCTGCTGCCCAGGAGTCATCGGTTCAGCAGACCAGCCCGGAATCTACTCCGCAGGAAGAAAAGCCTGCAGCCGATAATACACAGTCTGAAGCTCCCCGGTCTTCGGGGGAAGCACAGTCTCCAGGGGCATAA